The Pseudomonas asiatica genome has a segment encoding these proteins:
- the ehuB gene encoding ectoine/hydroxyectoine ABC transporter substrate-binding protein EhuB, with product MSQPFNVPRPFQRLLMACATFGVLASAQAASLDEIKETSHIRIGYANETPFAFTETDGRVTGESPEIAKIIFGKMGIKQVDGVLTEWGSLIPGLRAGRFDVIAAGMYITPARCKQVIFTDPQYALPDTLLVAQGNPKNLHSYADIARNPDVKLAIMAGTVNLAYARDSGITDAQILQVPDTTAQLQAVRAGRADAAVGTQLTMKGLAKKGGDKVEAISDFTDDPAHTGYGALAFRPEDKALRDAVNAEMKKWLGSEEHLKTVAPFGFDRSNVTDKTAAELCAQQ from the coding sequence ATGAGCCAGCCTTTCAACGTTCCACGCCCCTTTCAACGCCTGCTGATGGCCTGTGCCACCTTCGGTGTGCTTGCCAGCGCCCAGGCCGCCAGCCTGGACGAAATCAAGGAAACCAGCCACATCCGCATCGGCTACGCCAACGAAACCCCGTTTGCCTTCACCGAGACCGATGGCCGGGTAACCGGGGAGTCACCGGAAATCGCCAAGATCATCTTCGGGAAAATGGGCATCAAACAGGTCGATGGCGTGCTCACCGAGTGGGGTTCGTTGATCCCGGGCTTGCGCGCCGGGCGCTTCGATGTGATTGCCGCCGGCATGTACATCACCCCGGCACGCTGCAAGCAGGTGATCTTCACCGACCCGCAGTACGCCCTGCCCGACACCCTGCTGGTGGCACAGGGCAATCCGAAGAACCTGCACAGCTACGCCGACATCGCCAGGAACCCGGACGTGAAGCTGGCGATCATGGCCGGCACGGTCAACCTCGCCTATGCCCGCGACTCCGGCATCACGGATGCGCAGATCCTTCAGGTGCCGGACACCACCGCCCAGTTGCAGGCCGTGCGCGCCGGCCGCGCCGATGCTGCCGTGGGCACCCAGCTGACCATGAAGGGCCTGGCAAAAAAGGGGGGCGACAAGGTCGAGGCGATCAGCGACTTCACCGATGACCCGGCCCACACCGGCTACGGTGCCCTGGCCTTCCGCCCCGAGGACAAGGCCCTGCGCGACGCGGTCAACGCCGAGATGAAGAAGTGGCTGGGCAGCGAGGAGCATCTGAAGACCGTCGCGCCGTTCGGCTTCGACCGCAGCAACGTGACTGACAAGACCGCCGCCGAGCTCTGTGCCCAGCAGTGA
- a CDS encoding PLP-dependent aminotransferase family protein: MHSWKAALDAARIGESKYKILVQAVTGEIERGVLVHDQRLPPQRQVADALGISVQTVTNAYKELERQGLVRCEIGRGSFVSRRMSDRVSDDIIDLPERTLVDFSITRILHTQVHERIWRDTCAELAVEEEQPWIHAYRPIAGFESHREAAVRWLAGLGMQVERDDVLVTNGAAHAIFLALASLAGPDDVVLCEGLTDHGVIGNSQVLGFTLKGLEMDREGINPEHFEDICSNERVTALVCTPNLNNPTVSLMPDSRRQEIAEIARRFGVHIIEDDVYGPLLGGSHARPLSSYAPELSFYCTSMTKSVLTGLRVGYLAMPKRLALRTESILRVNSWMATPLVAEIASRWINDGRAAQLVALQRTLLGERQVLLREYLGDYVRGQHAHALGAWLNIPERWEVDSLVRALRRRQIAVTPPEPFLVRGTPRPRAVRLCVGAECSEAKLRQAFGDMRELFGQYPQIHEL, from the coding sequence ATGCACAGTTGGAAGGCAGCCCTGGACGCCGCCCGCATCGGCGAGTCCAAATACAAGATCCTGGTCCAGGCCGTCACCGGCGAGATCGAGCGCGGCGTATTGGTACATGACCAGCGCCTGCCACCGCAGCGCCAGGTAGCCGATGCCCTGGGCATCAGCGTGCAGACCGTGACCAATGCCTACAAGGAACTGGAGCGCCAAGGCCTGGTGCGTTGCGAGATCGGCCGTGGCAGTTTCGTCAGCCGGCGCATGAGCGACCGTGTGTCGGATGACATCATCGACCTGCCCGAGCGTACCCTGGTCGACTTCTCCATCACCCGCATCCTGCACACCCAGGTGCATGAGCGCATCTGGCGCGACACCTGCGCCGAGCTGGCCGTGGAAGAGGAGCAGCCGTGGATCCATGCCTACCGGCCCATCGCCGGTTTCGAGAGCCACCGCGAGGCGGCGGTGCGCTGGCTTGCCGGCCTGGGCATGCAGGTCGAGCGTGACGATGTGCTGGTCACCAACGGCGCCGCCCACGCCATCTTCCTGGCCCTGGCCTCGCTGGCCGGGCCGGATGATGTGGTGCTGTGCGAGGGGTTGACCGACCATGGCGTGATCGGTAATTCACAGGTGCTCGGTTTCACCCTCAAAGGCCTGGAGATGGACCGCGAGGGTATCAACCCGGAGCATTTCGAGGACATCTGCAGCAACGAGCGGGTGACCGCGCTGGTGTGCACACCCAACCTCAACAACCCGACCGTCAGCCTGATGCCCGACAGCCGTCGCCAGGAGATTGCCGAAATTGCCCGGCGCTTTGGCGTGCATATCATCGAAGATGACGTTTACGGGCCGCTACTGGGTGGCAGCCATGCCAGGCCACTCAGTTCCTATGCGCCGGAGCTGTCGTTCTACTGCACCAGCATGACCAAGTCGGTGCTTACCGGCCTGCGCGTGGGCTACCTGGCCATGCCCAAGCGCCTGGCGCTGCGCACCGAGAGCATCTTGCGGGTCAACAGCTGGATGGCCACGCCCTTGGTGGCGGAAATTGCATCGCGCTGGATCAACGATGGGCGCGCGGCGCAGCTGGTGGCGCTGCAGCGCACCTTGCTGGGCGAGCGTCAGGTGTTGTTGCGTGAGTACCTGGGGGATTATGTGCGTGGTCAGCACGCGCATGCCCTGGGGGCGTGGCTGAACATTCCCGAGCGCTGGGAAGTGGACAGCCTGGTGCGTGCCTTGCGCCGCCGGCAGATTGCGGTGACGCCGCCGGAGCCGTTCCTGGTGCGCGGTACACCGCGGCCACGGGCCGTGCGCTTGTGCGTGGGCGCCGAGTGTTCCGAGGCAAAGCTGCGCCAGGCCTTTGGCGATATGCGGGAGTTGTTCGGGCAGTATCCGCAGATCCACGAGCTTTGA
- the eutB gene encoding hydroxyectoine utilization dehydratase EutB, with protein sequence MSALSLHDLYLARQRIHGLVRSTPLELSPSLSRHLGTPVYLKLEALQTTGSFKLRGASNAIAALSAEQRACGVVTASTGNHGRAVAHAAAQLGVKATVFLSQLVPANKVQAIRDLGAEVCIVGHSQDDAQQAAQQHAGQQGATLIPPFDHPQVIAGQGTLGLEIIEQLPEVEQVLIPLSGGGLFAGVALAMKSIKPAITTHGISMQRGAAMYASLQAGRPVEVEELPTLADSLGGGIGLGNQHTLSMTQRLLDQLHLLPEASIANGMRHAYQHERLVLEGAGAVGIAALLDGLVTARGPVVVVVSGRNVDSAQHQRVLNGGDA encoded by the coding sequence ATGTCAGCGCTCTCGCTTCACGATCTCTACCTCGCCCGCCAGCGTATCCACGGCCTGGTGCGCAGCACGCCGCTGGAACTTTCCCCCAGCCTGTCACGGCACCTGGGCACGCCGGTCTACCTGAAGCTCGAAGCCCTGCAGACCACCGGCAGCTTCAAGCTGCGCGGCGCCAGCAATGCCATCGCCGCACTCAGCGCGGAACAACGCGCTTGCGGCGTGGTTACGGCCTCCACCGGCAATCACGGCCGGGCGGTGGCCCACGCTGCTGCGCAACTGGGCGTGAAGGCAACCGTGTTTCTTTCGCAACTGGTGCCAGCCAACAAGGTCCAGGCCATCCGCGACCTGGGCGCCGAAGTGTGCATCGTCGGCCACTCCCAGGACGATGCCCAACAGGCCGCGCAACAACATGCCGGGCAACAGGGTGCAACGCTGATTCCACCTTTCGATCACCCCCAGGTCATCGCCGGCCAGGGCACGCTGGGCCTGGAAATCATCGAGCAGTTGCCCGAGGTGGAGCAGGTGCTGATTCCGCTCTCCGGTGGTGGCCTGTTCGCGGGTGTGGCGTTGGCCATGAAAAGCATAAAGCCGGCGATCACCACCCATGGCATCAGCATGCAGCGCGGCGCGGCGATGTACGCCAGCCTGCAGGCCGGCAGGCCAGTCGAGGTAGAGGAGCTGCCGACACTCGCCGACTCGCTTGGTGGCGGCATCGGCCTGGGCAACCAGCACACCCTGAGCATGACCCAGCGCCTGCTCGACCAACTCCACCTGCTGCCGGAAGCGTCGATCGCCAATGGCATGCGCCACGCCTACCAGCACGAGCGGTTGGTACTCGAAGGTGCCGGCGCAGTCGGCATCGCCGCGCTGCTCGACGGCCTGGTGACGGCCCGCGGCCCGGTCGTGGTGGTGGTCAGCGGGCGCAACGTTGACAGCGCACAGCATCAGCGCGTCCTCAACGGCGGCGACGCCTGA
- the eutC gene encoding ectoine utilization protein EutC, with translation MPAITLLSEADLRSCITLDRNAIDAIEQAFALLATAKVAMPPILRLDVPEHNGEVDVKTAYLPGLERFAIKVSPGFFDNPKLGLPSLNGMMMLLSARTGLLDALLLDNGYLTAVRTAAAGAVAARWLSRQDSRSVALIGSGEQARLQLQALRLVRPIEQVKVWGRDAQRTAALCDDLGRDGQLQVQACDSVDQAMQAVDIAITCTPSREPLIQPHHLQPGLHITAMGSDAEHKNEIAPTALARLDRYVADRLSQTRVLGELHHALRAGAVSEQAIHSELGQIIAGLHPGRVQAEEVTLCDLTGTGAQDTAIANLAFERAIAAHKGLAFHS, from the coding sequence ATGCCGGCCATCACCTTGCTCAGCGAAGCCGACCTGCGTAGCTGCATCACCCTCGACCGCAACGCGATCGATGCCATCGAGCAGGCCTTTGCCCTGCTTGCCACGGCCAAGGTGGCGATGCCGCCGATCCTGCGCCTGGATGTGCCCGAGCACAACGGTGAGGTGGACGTGAAAACCGCCTACCTGCCAGGGCTGGAGCGTTTCGCGATCAAGGTCAGCCCGGGCTTTTTCGACAACCCCAAGCTTGGCCTGCCCAGCCTCAACGGCATGATGATGCTGCTGTCGGCCCGCACTGGCCTGCTCGATGCCTTGCTCCTCGACAATGGCTACCTCACCGCCGTGCGCACCGCTGCAGCCGGTGCGGTAGCTGCACGCTGGCTGTCGCGGCAGGACAGCCGCAGCGTGGCCTTGATCGGCAGTGGCGAACAGGCACGCCTGCAGCTGCAGGCACTGCGCCTGGTGCGGCCGATCGAGCAGGTCAAGGTGTGGGGGCGCGATGCGCAGAGAACCGCAGCGTTATGTGACGACCTGGGGCGTGATGGGCAACTGCAGGTACAGGCCTGCGACAGTGTCGACCAGGCCATGCAGGCGGTCGATATCGCCATCACCTGCACCCCCAGCCGCGAGCCGCTGATCCAGCCGCATCACCTGCAACCGGGGCTGCACATCACTGCCATGGGCTCGGATGCCGAGCACAAGAACGAGATCGCGCCCACGGCCCTGGCCCGGCTTGATCGTTATGTCGCCGACCGCCTGAGCCAGACCCGCGTGCTGGGCGAACTGCACCACGCCTTGCGCGCTGGCGCGGTCAGCGAGCAGGCCATTCATTCCGAGCTGGGCCAGATCATCGCCGGCCTGCACCCGGGCCGTGTGCAGGCCGAAGAGGTCACCCTGTGCGACCTGACCGGCACCGGGGCCCAGGACACCGCCATCGCCAACCTTGCCTTCGAACGCGCAATCGCCGCCCACAAAGGCCTGGCGTTTCACAGCTGA
- the doeA gene encoding ectoine hydrolase DoeA (DoeA (degradation of ectoine A) is also called EutD (ectoine utilization D).) yields MSQTVVNLPFGRQEYAQRLAKTRAAMQAQGLELLLVTDPSNMAWLTGYDGWSFYVHQCVLLALDGEPIWFGRGQDANGARRTVFMQHDNIVGYPDIYVQSRERHPMDYLCQEVILAKGWGGLSIGVEMDNYYFSAAAYQALCKHLPQARFSDAAGLVNWQRAVKSPQEIEYMRIAARIVKQMHGCILERIEPGMRKNELVAEIYRSGILGVDGHGGDYPAIVPLLPTGADASAPHLTWDDSPFTRGAGTFFEIAGCYKRYHCPLSRTVYLGKPPQHFLDGEKAVVEGIAAGLDAARPGNTTGDIARAFFRVLEKFGIHKDSRCGYPIGISYPPDWGERTMSLRPSDTSVLQPGMTFHFMPGLWMDDWGLEITESILITETGVETLCNVPRQLFVKD; encoded by the coding sequence ATGTCACAGACAGTGGTCAACCTGCCATTCGGTCGGCAGGAGTACGCCCAGCGCCTGGCCAAGACCCGCGCGGCCATGCAGGCACAGGGCCTGGAGCTTTTGCTGGTTACCGATCCATCGAACATGGCCTGGCTCACCGGCTATGACGGCTGGTCGTTCTACGTGCACCAGTGCGTGCTGCTGGCGCTCGATGGCGAGCCGATCTGGTTTGGCCGCGGCCAGGACGCCAATGGCGCAAGGCGCACGGTGTTCATGCAGCACGACAACATCGTCGGCTACCCGGACATCTATGTGCAGTCACGCGAGCGCCACCCGATGGACTACCTGTGCCAGGAGGTGATTCTGGCCAAGGGCTGGGGCGGCCTGAGCATCGGCGTGGAGATGGACAACTACTACTTCAGCGCGGCGGCCTACCAGGCGCTGTGCAAGCACCTGCCACAGGCGCGTTTCAGCGATGCCGCCGGGCTGGTCAACTGGCAGCGGGCGGTCAAGTCGCCGCAGGAAATCGAATACATGCGTATCGCCGCGCGCATCGTCAAACAGATGCACGGGTGCATCCTCGAACGCATCGAGCCCGGCATGCGCAAGAACGAGCTGGTGGCCGAGATCTACCGCAGCGGCATCCTCGGTGTCGATGGCCATGGCGGCGACTACCCGGCCATCGTGCCGTTGCTGCCGACTGGCGCTGATGCCAGCGCGCCGCACCTTACCTGGGACGATTCCCCGTTCACCCGCGGCGCCGGCACGTTCTTCGAGATTGCCGGCTGCTACAAGCGCTACCACTGCCCGCTGTCGCGCACCGTGTACCTGGGCAAGCCGCCGCAACACTTTCTCGATGGCGAAAAGGCGGTGGTCGAAGGTATCGCGGCCGGCCTCGATGCCGCGCGGCCAGGCAACACCACCGGTGACATCGCCAGGGCGTTCTTCCGCGTACTGGAGAAGTTCGGCATACACAAGGACAGCCGCTGTGGTTACCCGATCGGTATCAGCTACCCGCCAGATTGGGGCGAGCGCACCATGAGCCTGCGCCCGAGCGACACCAGCGTGCTGCAACCGGGCATGACCTTCCACTTCATGCCGGGGCTGTGGATGGATGACTGGGGCCTGGAGATCACCGAAAGCATCCTCATCACCGAGACCGGGGTCGAGACCCTGTGCAACGTGCCGCGCCAGCTGTTCGTGAAGGACTGA
- the doeB gene encoding N(2)-acetyl-L-2,4-diaminobutanoate deacetylase DoeB, with translation MNAIAQAAATVANPITCTLDFEQDGVQHGFLKLPYSRDDSAWGAVMIPLTVVRNGNGPTALLTGGNHGDEYEGPVALSKLAQQLQAGQVSGRVIIVPFMNTPAFQAGTRTSPIDRGNLNRSFPGRPDGSVTEKIADYFRRTLLPLADIVLDIHSGGRTLDFLPFAACHVLPDKAQQARCEAGMQAFAAPYSMRMLELDAQAMYDTAAEEQGKVFITTELGGGGTSTAKSVALAERGVRNVLIHAGILAGEVEQGETTLLDMPDGDCFIASEHDGLLEMCRDLGETVSQGEVIARIHDIRRTGSAPVEYRARRNGLLAARHFPGLVQCGDTLAVIADVLA, from the coding sequence ATGAATGCGATCGCACAGGCCGCCGCCACGGTGGCCAACCCCATCACCTGTACCTTGGATTTCGAGCAGGATGGCGTGCAGCACGGCTTCCTCAAGCTGCCGTACTCGCGTGACGACTCGGCCTGGGGGGCGGTGATGATTCCGCTGACGGTGGTCAGGAACGGCAATGGCCCGACAGCCTTGCTCACGGGGGGCAATCACGGTGACGAATACGAAGGCCCGGTGGCGCTGAGCAAGCTGGCCCAGCAGCTGCAGGCCGGGCAGGTAAGCGGGCGGGTGATCATCGTGCCGTTCATGAACACACCGGCGTTCCAGGCGGGCACCCGCACCTCGCCGATCGACCGGGGCAACCTCAACCGCAGCTTCCCTGGCCGGCCTGATGGCAGCGTGACGGAAAAGATCGCCGACTATTTCCGCCGCACCTTGCTGCCGTTGGCCGATATTGTCCTGGACATCCACTCCGGTGGTCGCACCCTCGATTTCCTGCCGTTCGCTGCATGCCATGTGCTGCCCGACAAGGCCCAGCAGGCCCGTTGTGAAGCCGGCATGCAGGCCTTCGCCGCGCCCTACAGCATGCGCATGCTCGAGCTGGATGCGCAGGCGATGTACGACACCGCGGCAGAAGAGCAGGGCAAGGTGTTCATCACCACCGAACTGGGCGGTGGTGGCACCTCCACGGCGAAAAGCGTGGCCCTGGCGGAGCGCGGCGTGCGCAATGTGCTGATCCACGCCGGCATCCTCGCCGGCGAAGTGGAGCAGGGCGAGACAACCCTGCTGGACATGCCCGATGGCGATTGCTTCATCGCCAGCGAGCACGACGGATTGCTGGAGATGTGCCGCGACCTGGGCGAAACGGTCAGCCAGGGCGAAGTGATCGCCCGTATCCATGACATCCGCCGCACCGGCAGCGCCCCGGTCGAGTACCGCGCCCGACGCAATGGCTTGCTCGCAGCCCGGCACTTTCCCGGCCTGGTGCAGTGCGGCGACACCCTGGCGGTGATCGCCGACGTACTGGCCTGA
- a CDS encoding NAD-dependent succinate-semialdehyde dehydrogenase, giving the protein MSHHYPFNSLCHVDGQWLHSHSGNSVAVHDPANRQVIGHVPLLDHEQIVAAVDAAQRAFPAWRQQSLDSRAALLRRWAELMLEHQEALARILSEEQGKPLAEARGEIAYAASFIPWFAEEARRLNGQTIPSHIPGAQLSTLKEPVGVCALLTPWNFPSAMITRKAAAALAAGCTVVVKPAHETPFSALALAQLAEDAGFPPGVFNVVIGEPQMAMETLVRDSRVRAVSFTGSTRVGKLVLQAAAQDVKKVALELGGNAPFIVCADADLELAVRVAVAAKFQTSGQDCCAANRIMVQRPLYEAFLARFAEAVRALKVGPAMVDSEETAAEVGPLMHQAAFDATQARVEDALQRGARRLVGGEGHALGGWFFQPTVLADVTPAMRIYQEENFAPIAGVMPFDTLEQAITMANDTEYGLAAYIVGNRLDVVHPLVRRLDHAMVAINGVKFTGHPIPFGGMKASGLGREGGSEGFEPFVETKYVCLHHHGQF; this is encoded by the coding sequence ATGTCACACCACTACCCATTCAACAGCCTGTGCCACGTCGATGGCCAATGGCTGCACAGCCACAGTGGCAACAGCGTCGCCGTGCATGACCCGGCCAACCGCCAGGTCATCGGCCATGTGCCGCTGCTCGACCATGAGCAGATCGTCGCCGCGGTGGATGCCGCCCAGCGGGCTTTCCCGGCCTGGCGCCAGCAGAGCCTGGACAGCCGCGCTGCGCTGTTGCGGCGCTGGGCCGAATTGATGCTCGAGCACCAGGAGGCTCTGGCGCGCATTCTCAGCGAGGAGCAGGGCAAGCCGCTGGCCGAAGCACGCGGTGAAATCGCCTATGCGGCAAGCTTCATCCCCTGGTTTGCCGAGGAGGCCCGGCGCCTCAACGGGCAGACCATCCCCAGCCATATTCCGGGTGCCCAGCTGAGTACGCTGAAGGAGCCCGTCGGGGTCTGCGCGCTGCTCACCCCGTGGAACTTCCCCAGCGCCATGATCACCCGCAAGGCGGCTGCGGCGTTGGCGGCCGGCTGCACGGTGGTGGTCAAGCCGGCCCACGAAACACCGTTCTCGGCGCTGGCCCTGGCCCAGCTGGCAGAGGACGCCGGCTTCCCGCCGGGGGTGTTCAACGTGGTGATTGGCGAGCCGCAGATGGCCATGGAAACCCTGGTGCGCGACAGCCGCGTGCGGGCGGTCAGCTTCACCGGCTCGACCCGGGTCGGCAAGCTGGTGCTGCAAGCCGCGGCTCAGGATGTGAAGAAAGTGGCGCTGGAGCTGGGCGGCAACGCGCCGTTCATCGTCTGCGCCGATGCCGACCTGGAGCTGGCCGTGCGGGTGGCCGTGGCCGCCAAGTTCCAGACGTCTGGCCAGGACTGCTGCGCGGCCAACCGGATCATGGTGCAGCGGCCGTTGTACGAAGCATTCCTGGCGCGCTTCGCCGAAGCGGTGCGGGCGCTGAAGGTTGGCCCGGCGATGGTCGATAGTGAGGAGACGGCCGCAGAGGTCGGCCCGTTGATGCACCAGGCCGCCTTCGATGCCACCCAGGCCCGGGTCGAGGACGCCCTGCAGCGTGGCGCCCGGCGCCTGGTCGGTGGCGAGGGCCATGCGCTGGGTGGCTGGTTCTTCCAGCCGACGGTGCTTGCCGATGTCACGCCGGCGATGCGCATCTACCAGGAAGAAAACTTCGCGCCGATTGCCGGGGTCATGCCGTTCGACACGCTGGAGCAGGCCATCACCATGGCCAATGACACCGAGTACGGCCTGGCTGCCTACATCGTCGGCAACCGCCTCGATGTCGTGCACCCGCTGGTGCGCCGGCTCGACCACGCGATGGTGGCGATCAACGGCGTCAAGTTCACCGGCCACCCCATCCCGTTCGGCGGCATGAAGGCCTCGGGCCTGGGCCGCGAAGGCGGCAGCGAGGGCTTCGAACCCTTCGTCGAAACCAAATACGTTTGCTTGCACCACCACGGTCAGTTCTAA